A region of Streptomyces sp. NBC_01750 DNA encodes the following proteins:
- a CDS encoding pentapeptide repeat-containing protein has translation MVAAGLLAVAVLSWDRLVNLAAHIPLVPLVIVIGAVGCAVAADQVYKRTRTERQRRFAPRIRWWWVVLASAAVLAAVWATTALLLPQTADTQPGSETSKQRVEVVRTALAAGAGVGAAITVLLAFRRQHHHEEATERTEYDASERRINELYIKAVEQLGSAQAPVRLGGLYTLERLGQAAADHRQTIVDVICAYLRMPYMPPPPWWPVSRFRRAARELIGRKADNQRHQELQVRNTAELILLAHLCDYRPPDQRETTPADAQFWDGMGINLNHATLTYFDFNRLHITWASFAHATFTSQAWFQCATVTDGARFDGATFTSYASFDGATFNYDARFDSARFTSIASFDDATFNHGASRTDARALLTTPDGIPVNHAWPTGWEVQPTADGWGTLNEI, from the coding sequence GTGGTCGCGGCCGGCCTTCTGGCTGTGGCCGTTCTCTCCTGGGACCGGCTGGTCAACCTGGCCGCCCACATCCCGCTGGTCCCGCTCGTCATCGTGATCGGGGCTGTTGGTTGTGCCGTGGCAGCCGACCAGGTGTACAAGCGGACCCGGACAGAACGGCAACGGCGGTTCGCCCCGCGTATCCGCTGGTGGTGGGTAGTGCTTGCGTCCGCGGCTGTACTGGCCGCGGTGTGGGCGACCACGGCCCTGCTGCTGCCCCAAACCGCCGATACACAACCAGGCAGCGAAACGTCCAAGCAGCGGGTCGAGGTGGTGCGCACCGCTCTGGCCGCAGGTGCCGGCGTGGGCGCGGCCATCACGGTGCTGCTGGCGTTTCGTCGACAGCATCACCACGAGGAGGCCACCGAGAGAACCGAATATGACGCGAGCGAGCGGCGTATCAACGAGTTGTACATCAAGGCGGTCGAGCAGCTCGGCAGCGCTCAGGCCCCGGTGCGTCTGGGCGGGCTGTACACATTGGAGCGGCTCGGCCAGGCGGCTGCCGACCATCGGCAGACCATCGTGGACGTCATCTGCGCATACCTGCGCATGCCCTACATGCCACCCCCGCCATGGTGGCCGGTATCCCGTTTCCGACGGGCTGCCCGTGAACTCATCGGCAGGAAGGCGGACAACCAGCGGCATCAGGAACTCCAAGTGCGTAACACCGCCGAACTCATCCTCCTTGCCCACCTCTGTGACTACCGCCCGCCAGATCAGCGGGAGACCACCCCTGCCGATGCCCAGTTCTGGGATGGCATGGGTATCAACCTCAACCACGCCACCCTCACCTACTTTGACTTCAACCGGCTCCACATCACCTGGGCAAGCTTCGCTCACGCGACGTTCACCAGCCAGGCCTGGTTCCAGTGTGCGACCGTCACTGACGGCGCCCGGTTCGATGGCGCGACGTTCACCTCCTACGCCTCGTTCGATGGCGCGACGTTCAACTACGACGCCCGGTTCGATAGCGCAAGGTTCACCAGCATTGCCTCCTTCGATGACGCTACGTTCAACCACGGTGCCTCCCGCACCGACGCACGGGCGCTGCTGACGACGCCGGATGGCATTCCCGTGAACCATGCCTGGCCGACGGGCTGGGAAGTCCAACCCACCGCTGACGGCTGGGGGACTCTCAATGAGATCTGA
- a CDS encoding MerR family transcriptional regulator has translation MLIGDLSRRAGVSERLLRYYERMELIHSERRANGYREYDDQTVETVRRIRALLAAGLPTRIIRQVLPCTFDEATLRPCPGVLTSLRDQLNVLDQRAADLETARRLLRQTIAATENAAN, from the coding sequence GTGCTGATCGGGGACCTGTCGCGTCGTGCCGGAGTCAGCGAGCGTCTGCTGCGCTACTACGAGCGGATGGAGCTGATCCACTCAGAGCGCCGCGCCAACGGCTATCGCGAGTACGACGACCAGACGGTGGAGACGGTGCGGCGCATCCGCGCCCTGCTGGCAGCCGGCCTGCCCACCCGCATCATTCGCCAGGTCCTGCCCTGCACCTTTGACGAGGCGACGCTGCGCCCCTGTCCCGGCGTTCTCACCAGCCTCCGCGACCAGCTGAACGTCCTCGACCAGCGTGCCGCCGACCTGGAGACCGCGCGTCGCCTTCTGCGCCAGACGATCGCCGCCACCGAGAACGCAGCAAACTAA
- a CDS encoding amidohydrolase family protein, whose amino-acid sequence MIIDAHSHVHDPVEAHVGLLDEAGVDRAVLFATRPHPERAGDLTSLRREMAILDEAIGGRAGTAEGYRGAWRELDAALAARPERFIGFLSVPLDLEPEQIAATVEREVVGRGLHGIGELTPPPGRAGVIEPVLQTAADHGRLPVVVHGFAPTTADDLRTLAALAGRYPTVPLVVSQLGGLNWMEAVELVRDTPNMYLELSTANIVFAVRLAIKEIPDRTLFGSDAPYGDPVLARAMVERVTSPGEVRDRVLGGTIAELAGLG is encoded by the coding sequence TTGATCATCGATGCACACAGCCACGTCCACGACCCCGTCGAGGCACATGTAGGGCTACTGGACGAGGCCGGGGTGGACCGCGCCGTGCTGTTCGCCACCCGCCCACACCCGGAGCGGGCCGGTGACCTTACCTCCCTGCGCCGGGAGATGGCGATCCTGGACGAGGCCATCGGGGGTCGGGCCGGCACGGCCGAGGGGTATCGCGGCGCGTGGCGGGAATTGGACGCCGCACTCGCCGCACGGCCGGAGCGATTCATCGGCTTCCTGTCCGTACCGTTGGACCTGGAGCCGGAACAGATTGCCGCGACCGTGGAACGCGAGGTCGTCGGGCGTGGGCTGCACGGGATCGGTGAGCTGACGCCGCCGCCGGGACGGGCAGGGGTGATCGAACCGGTGCTCCAGACTGCGGCCGATCACGGTCGGCTGCCCGTGGTCGTGCACGGATTCGCCCCGACCACGGCGGACGATCTGAGGACGCTGGCGGCGCTCGCCGGCCGGTACCCGACGGTTCCGCTGGTGGTCAGCCAGCTCGGAGGGCTGAACTGGATGGAGGCTGTCGAGCTGGTCCGGGACACCCCGAACATGTACCTGGAGCTGTCCACGGCCAACATCGTCTTCGCGGTCCGGCTGGCCATCAAGGAGATCCCGGACCGGACACTGTTCGGCTCGGACGCCCCGTACGGCGACCCGGTCCTGGCCCGGGCGATGGTGGAGCGGGTCACCAGCCCGGGCGAGGTACGCGACCGGGTGCTCGGCGGGACGATCGCCGAATTGGCCGGGCTCGGCTGA
- a CDS encoding fic family toxin-antitoxin system, toxin component yields the protein MTRHLSPQELLQVAQTLPGDPACLDLGVLDAACARTRSRYMDQDVYGSTWLKAAALLQTLALHEPLEDRNAFFAWLAGEVFLEANGIRMQYEPEEALALVMSASHKNASVQEIAAQLRSWTITD from the coding sequence GTGACCCGCCACCTCTCCCCGCAAGAGCTCCTGCAGGTCGCCCAGACTCTCCCCGGAGATCCCGCCTGTCTCGACCTCGGTGTACTCGACGCTGCGTGTGCCCGCACCCGCTCCCGCTATATGGACCAGGACGTCTACGGCTCGACCTGGCTCAAGGCGGCCGCCCTCCTGCAGACACTCGCCCTGCATGAGCCGCTCGAGGACCGCAACGCGTTCTTCGCATGGCTCGCCGGCGAAGTGTTCCTCGAGGCGAACGGCATCCGCATGCAGTACGAGCCCGAGGAAGCGCTCGCCCTGGTCATGAGCGCCAGCCACAAGAACGCAAGCGTGCAGGAGATAGCCGCGCAGCTCCGCAGCTGGACCATCACCGACTGA